Genomic segment of Streptococcus australis:
CCACGTGTATCACGACCAGCAGAACCCGCTTCAGAACGGAATGATGGACTCATAGCCGTAAAGTAGATTGGAAGATCCTTGCCATCGAGGATTTCATCACGGTAGTAGTTTGTAAGAGGCACCTCAGCTGTTGGAATCAATACAAAGTTAGTATCGCTGAGTTCAAAAGTATCTTCCTTGAATTTTGGATATTGACCAGTACCAAACATAGAGTCGTGGTTAACCATGTAAGGTGTGATGACTTCGGTATAGCCTTCCTTGCCATGTTCATCCAACATAAAGTTGTAGATAGCACGTTCCAAACGAGCGCCAAGACCTTTATAGAAGAGGAAACGAGCTCCAGTCACTTTACCACCACGTTCCCAGTCAAGGATTCCAAGGTCTTCACCAAGGTCCCAGTGAGCTTTTGGCTCGAAGTCAAACTCGCGTGGAGTACCCCAACGGCGAACTTCCACATTGTCATCTTCGTCAGCACCAACAGGAACGCTGTCAGCTGGGATGTTTGGAAGAGTAGTGGTGAATTCTGTCAACTTAGCATCGATTTCCGCTAATTCAGTATCCAAGGCTTTTACTTCAGCAGATAGGGTTTGCATAGCAGCAATTTTGTCATCGGCATTTTCCTTGTTGCGCTTGGCTTGGGCAATCTCAGCAGAAACAGTGTTGCGTTCTGCCTTGAGATTTTCAACCTTGACCAAGATATCACGACGTTTAGCGTCGATTTCTTTCATCTCGTTAAGGATAGCAGCATCTACACCACGTGTAGCCAATTTTTCAGCGACGGCATCAAAGTCTGTACGAATACGTTTGATATCTAACATAAGAACTCCTTTATGAAAAAAGCACACCTAACAAAGCGTTGGAGTGGCAGGGCCACGGTTCCATCCAACTTCACAGGTGTGCACTTGATTGTGTATTTTGTTGTAAGCAACGGTAGAATTTCACTTATCTCCTCTATCTGCTCGCAGCAACCGCAGACTTTCTGAAAGAAGAGGATAACCTACTTATCCGTTGCTATGATTATACTAAAGTTTCTACTTTTTTGCAAATAGATTCTTCAGTTTTTGTCCAATGGTCTGGATTAGCGTAGGAAGTTTGACAACCTTTTCGTTTCCTAATTTTTCCCGAGCGATTTTGAGGATAGCCCCAGAGTCTTTTGAGGCAAAGAGGAATTTACCTTGATCGGTGAAGACTTCAAAGTGACGGCTGATTTTTCGTCCACTTACGTTGGCTCCGATTTGATTGACGCTAGACCAAGGGATTTGGATATATTGTTCGACATTGACATCAGGATAAAACTCCAAGGCTTGATCCCCGACTAGAAATTTTCCAACTTTTCCAGAGATAGAGAGATAAGATGTTCCAGTGGTTTGGAGGTCAATGACTTTATTGAGAGATTGGGCCATGATTAATCTTCCTTACTTTCACCGAAAAAGGCATGGTAGAGAGCCTTGATAGCTGCTTTTTCTTGGTCTTTATTGACAACAAACATAATAGAAACTTCATTAGAGCCTTGTGACATCATTTGGATGTTAATCTTGTTTTCAGATAGAGCTCGTGTCGCAGTAGCAGTTACTCCGATATGACTCTTCATTTTTTCTCCGACAATCATAATGATCGAAAGGTCATGTTCAATTTCTGCATGGTCTACTTCAGCCTTTTGAACCAACTGACGCAGGATTTCTTCTTCCTTGATAGGAGTTAGTTCGCGAGAACGGAGAATGATTGAAAGATCGTCGATACCAGTTGGCATATGTTCCCAACCGATGTTGAGGTCTTCAAGGATTTGCAGAACCTTGCGACCAAATCCGACCTCGCGGTTCATGAGGTATTTCGACATGTTGATGCTGACAAAGCCTGAGTCACCAGCAATTCCCACAACTGGGAATTTATCACTACTGTGTTTTAGAACGATACGAGTGCCCGGATGGTCAGGGTTATTGGTATTTTTGATAACCAGAGGAATTTTCCCACGGTAGGCAGGGAGCAGGGCTTCATCGTGAAGGACTGAGAAACCTGCATAGGCCAATTCCCGCATCTCACGGTAGGTCAATTCAGGGATAGAGTGCGGTTGGTGAATGATACCAGGATGGGCAGCAAAGATACCATCAACATCCGTAAAGTTTTCGTAGAGATCAGCTTTGACACCCGCAGCGATAATGGAACCTGTTATGTCGGATCCACCACGTGAGAAGGTACAAATTTGATCTTCCTTAGTAACCCCAAAGAAACCAGGAATAACAAGGACCTCATTGCTGTCAGCCAAGCCTTCAATCTTGTCATAACTAGATGGAATGATGCGAGCATTTCCAGGTTCGCTTGTCACGATAATTCCCGCTTCTCTAGGGTGAACATAGCGCGCATCGATGCCATTTTGGTTAAAGTAGGCCGCGATAAGTTTGGCGTTGTTGTTTTCTCCAGCCGCTAGGAAAGTGTCATAGAGAAAGTCATTATCTTCAATAGGAAGAGTCGCTAGAGTACGGATACTTTTAGAAATTTTTTCTAAAACAGTTGGTTTTAAGCCTAGTTCGCTCACCATAGCTGCATAGCGGTCGATAATCCAATTTTGGCTAGTGCTGATGTCATTGCCAGCCACATGGTCACGATAGTATTTGATCAAGGCATCTGTAACCTTGGTATCCTCAGCATTGCGTTTACCCGGTGCAGAAACAACCACAAAACGGCGCTCTTTATCGCTTTTAACGATGTTTAAAACTTTTTCTAACTGACTAGCAGAGGCAAGAGAGCTTCCACCAAACTTTACAACCTTCATAGGGACTCCTCAAGTAAGTATTTTATACGATTATAGCAGAAAGAGGGGCTTTTTTCAATGAAGAAAACATCTTCCTATTTTAATAGAAGTAAATGTTAATTTATTCTGGGAATCGATAAAAGATTAAAAGTAAGAAAGTCAATTTTTCTCAAATTCATAAACGAAGGTGAAATAATCGGCTGAGACACTTTCGATTGGTTTTTTCTTGCCTCTTTATCCAAAAAAAAGTATACTTTGATAATAAAATAATTTTATGTTCATACAAAAGGAGAAGCTATGAATCATATCCTATACCAGATCGTAGATGATCTAGCTATTATTACTCTGAATCGTCCTGAAGTGGCAAATGGTTTCCACATCCCAATGTGTGAGGAAATCTTAGAAGCTTTGACCTTGGCAGAGCAGGAACAAGCTGTACAGTATATCTTGATAAATGCTAATGGGAAGGTCTTTTCAGTGGGGGGAGACCTGGTCGAGATGAAGCGGGCGGTGGATGAGGATGATATTCCTTCACTGACAAAAATCGCAGAGTTGGTCAATATAATTTCCTTTAAGATCAAGCAAATACCCAAACCTGTTTTGATGGAGGTAGATGGAGCCGTTGCAGGAGCTGCGGCAAATATGGCAGTAGCGGTTGATTTCTGTATAGCAACAGATAAGGCCAAGTTCATTCAGGCCTTTGTCGGGGTTGGCTTGGCTCCCGATGCAGGAGGTATTCATCTCCTAAGTCGTAGTATAGGAGTGACAAGAGCAGCCCAGCTTGCCATGACAGGAGAAGCCTTGACAGCGGAAAAAGCTCTGGAGTGGGGCGTGGTTTATCGAGTCTGTGAGGCAGATAAGCTGGAAAAAACACGAGACCAAGTTCTAAAAAAACTCAGACGTGGTTCAGCTAATTCCTATGCAGCGATTAAAAAGCTGGTTTGGGAAAGTCAATTTAAGGATTGGCAAGATTATGCTAAATTGGAGTTGAAGTTGCAAGAATCCTTGGCTCAAACCGAAGATTTCAAAGAAGGAGTTCGGGCTCATTCAGAAAGAAGACGACCAAAATTTTCAGGAAAGTAAAAAAATACTTGCACAAAACTTTGAAGTCTGTTATACTTTCTATATCAAATGTTTTGATTGTAAAAGTTTTTTTGAAGAGGAGGGGAAAAGTTTGGACTACCAACGAGTAAATGATTATTTAACATCCATTTTTAATAATGTCCTTGTGATTGAGGAGGTTAGCTTGCGAGGTAGTCGATTCAAAGACATCTCCATCAAAGAAATGCACACAATCGATGTGATTGGAAAATTCCCTGAGGTGACTCCTAGTAAGGTTTCCAAAGAACTGATGGTAACCTTAGGGACAGTTACGACGAGCTTGAATAACCTAGAAAGAAAGGGTTATATTGAACGTATCCGTTCTGACCAAGACCGTCGTGTGGTCTATCTACATTTGACAAAGAAAGGTCGTTTAGTTCACCGCCTTCATAAACGTTTCCACAAGGCTATGGTCGAAAAAATTATCGACGGGATGAGTCCTGAGGAAATGGAGGTTATGGGCAAGGGCTTGACTAACCTTTACCAATTTTTGGAGGATTTGAAATAATGGCTTTTGCTAAAATAAGCCAGGTTGCTCATTATGTACCCGAGCAAGTGGTCACCAATCAAGACTTGGCTCAAATCATGGATACAAGCGATGAGTGGATTTCAAGTCGTACAGGAATTAAACAGAGACATATTTCAAAAACGGAGTCAACGAGTGATTTGGCGACAGAAGTAGCCAAGAGCTTACTGGCTAAGGCGAGCATAGAAGCTGAGCAGATTGATTTTATCATTGTAGCGACAATTACACCTGACTCAATGATGCCCTCTACGGCAGCGCGAGTTCAGGCCAATATTGGTGCTGACAGAGCCTTTGCTTTTGATCTTACAGCTGCCTGCAGTGGTTTTATCTTTGCACTTTCAACTGCTGAGAAGTTTCTGACATCTGGACAGTTCAAAAAAGGGATTGTTATCGGGGCTGAGACCTTATCCAAGGCAGTTGATTGGTCAGATCGTTCGACAGCCGTTCTCTTTGGGGATGGTGCTGGTGGGGTTCTCTTGGAAGCGAGCGAAACACGGCACTTCCTTGTGGAAAGTCTCTATACAGATGGCTCTCGGAGCGAGTGTTTGACCTATGGTCAAACGGCTTTGGCTTCTCCTTTCTCAGATCAAGAAGCAGTTCCTGCTTTTTTGAAGATGGATGGACGAGCAGTTTTTGATTTTGCAAATCGAGATGTTGCTAGATCGATCAAAGAAACCATTGAAAATGGTCCAATCGCAGCATCGGAATTGGATTATCTCTTGCTTCATCAGGCAAATATCCGCATTTTGGATAAGATGGCTAAGAAAATCGGTGTAGACCGAGACAAGCTTCCTGCCAATATGATGGAGTATGGAAATACCAGTGCAGCAAGTATCCCGATTTTGCTCTCAGAGTGTGTGGAGAATGGCAAGATTCGTTTAGATGGCAGCCAGACGATTCTCCTATCAGGCTTCGGTGGAGGCTTGACCTGGGGCACGCTCATTCTTACAATCTAGGTAATCATGTGATAAACACATTGTTATAAATTTTTATATTTTAAAGGAGTCCTATCATGGCAGTATTTGAAAAAGTACAAGAAATTATCGTTGAAGAACTTGGGAAAGATGCATCAGAAGTAACACTTGAATCTACTTTTGATGATTTGGATGCAGATTCTTTGGACTTGTTCCAAGTAATCTCTGAAATCGAAGATGCTTTTGACATCCAAATTGAAGCAGAAGATAACTTGAAAACAGTTGGTGACTTGGTTGCCTACGTTGAAGAGAAAACAAAATAAAAACGAATAAGATATAGAAGGAGTTGGGGAAACCCACTCCCTCTTGTTTAGGTAATAGTTTGAAACTCAAATAATACACCAATCGAACTATTACGTAAGCAAGGACTGATGGAGGCACTATGAAAACACGTATTACAGAATTATTGAACATTGATTATCCTATCTTCCAAGGAGGAATGGCATGGGTTGCTGATGGCGACTTGGCCGGAGCTGTTTCTAAAGCTGGTGGTCTAGGGATCATCGGTGGTGGGAATGCACCTAAAGAGGTCGTAAAGGCTAATATCGATAAAATCAAATCACTTACGGATAAACCTTTTGGTGTTAACATTATGCTCCTGTCTCCATTTGTAGAAGACATCGTTGATCTCGTGATTGAAGAAGGGGTCAAGGTGGTTACAACTGGTGCAGGAAATCCAAGTAAATACATGGCTCGTTTCCATGATGCAGGAATTACAGTTATTCCTGTTGTTCCAAGTGTTGCTTTGGCAAAACGCATGGAAAAAATCGGTGCAGATGCAGTTATTGCAGAGGGAATGGAAGCCGGTGGACACATTGGTAAATTAACAACTATGACCCTGGTTCGCCAAGTTGCTGCAGCTGTTTCAATTCCAGTTATCGCAGCTGGAGGAATTGCGGACGGTGAAGGTGTCGCTGCAGGCTTTATGCTTGGTGCTGAGGCCGTTCAAGTTGGTACACGTTTCGTAGTAGCTAAGGAATCTAATGCCCATCCAAAATATAAAGAAAAAATCTTAAAAGCGCGTGATATCGATACGACAATTTCCGCTCAACACTTTGGACATGCTGTTCGTGCTATTAAAAACCAGTTGACACGTGACTTTGAGCAGGCTGAAAAAGATGCCTTTAAACAAGAAAATCCAGATTTAGAAATCTTTGAACAAATGGGAGCTGGTGCTCTTGCTAAAGCCGTTGTTCATGGAGATGTAGAAGGTGGATCTGTCATGGCAGGTCAGATCGCTGGTTTGGTTTCTAAAGAGGAAACCGTCGAAGAAATTCTAAAAGATCTATACTATGGCGCAGCCAAAAAAATTCAAGAAGAAGCCTCTCGTTGGGCAGGAGTTGTAAGAAATGACTAAAACAGCCTTTCTATTTGCGGGTCAAGGTGCTCAGTATCTAGGGATGGGACGTGATCTCTATGATAGCTACCCTATCGTCAAGGAAACAATTGACCAAGCCAGTCAGGTTTTGGGTTATGACCTTCGTGACTTGATTGATAAGGAAGAAACTAAGTTAAACCAGACTCGCTATACGCAACCAGCTATTTTAGCGACTTCTGTTGCTATTTACCGACTATTGAAAGAAAAGGGCTACCAGCCAGATATGGTAGCAGGATTGTCTCTCGGAGAATATTCTGCTCTTGTAGCAAGTGGTGCCTTGGACTTTGAAGATGCAGTTGCCTTGGTTGCTAAGCGTGGTGCTTATATGGAAGAGGCTGCACCTGCAGGCTCTGGAAAGATGGTTGCCGTTCTTAATACTCCAGTTGAAGTGATTGAGGAAGCTTGTGAAACAGCCTCTAAAGTTGGAGTAGTGACTCCAGCCAACTACAACACCCCAAGCCAAATCGTCATCGGTGGTGAGGTGGTTGCAGTTGACCGCGCAGTTGAACTCTTGCAGGAAGCAGGAGCTAAACGATTGATCCCCCTAAATGTGTCGGGTCCTTTCCATACAGCCCTTCTTGAGCCAGCCAGTCAGCAACTAGCTGAAGCTCTTGATGGAGTGAGTTTCTCTGATTTTACTTGCCCACTAGTCGGCAATACGGAAGCTGCTGTTATGGAAAAAGATCGAATCCAAGAGCTTTTGACGCGTCAGGTGAAAGAACCTGTTCGTTTTTATGAAAGTATTGCTGTGATGCAGGATGCTGGTGTGACCAATTTTATTGAAATCGGCCCTGGAAAAGTCCTATCAGGCTTTGTCAAAAAAATCGATAAAACAGCTCAGCTAGCTAACGTTGAAGACCAAGCAAGCTTGGATGCTTTGTTAGGAAACTAATGATCCCTTCTCCCACAAAATACAACAGGAAACAGGAGAAATAGAATGCAACTTACAAACAAAAATGTCTTTGTAACAGGTTCAAGTCGTGGTATCGGACTTGCCATTGCTCACAAATTTGCTAAACTAGGTGCGAATGTAGTCTTGAATAGCCGCGGAGCAATCTCAGAAGAATTGCTGGCTGAGTTTTCAAACTACGGTGTCAAAGTAGTACCGATATCAGGTGATGTTTCAGACTTTGCAGATGCCAAGCGTATGATAGATCAAGCGATTGCAGAACTCGGTTCTGTCGATGTCTTAGTCAATAATGCTGGGATCACTCAAGATACGCTTATGCTCAAGATGACCGAAGAAGACTTTGAAAAAGTGATTAAGATCAATTTGACAGGTGCCTTCAACATGACGCAAGCAGTCTTGAAACAGATGATCAAGGCACGTGAAGGTGCGATTATCAACATGTCTAGTGTGGTCGGTTTGATGGGAAATATCGGACAAGCTAACTATGCAGCTTCTAAAGCAGGTTTGATTGGTTTTACCAAGTCAGTTGCACGTGAAGTTGCCAATCGTAATGTGCGCGTAAATGCTCTTGCACCAGGGATGATCGAGTCAGATATGACTGCTGTTTTGTCTGATAAGGTCAAGGAAGCGACATTGGCCCAAATCCCAATGAAACATTTCGGTCAAGCAGAACATATTGCAGATGCTACAGTGTTCCTGGCTGGACAGGATTATTTGACTGGACAAGTTCTCGCTGTTGATGGCGGACTTAGCATGTAAAAAATAAGGAAAGATATAGGTAAGACAGATGAAACTAAATCGAGTTGTAGTAACAGGTTACGGATTGACCTCTCCTATCGGAAATACTCCAGAAGAATTTTGGAACAGTTTGCAAACTGGGAAGATTGGAATTGGAGAAATCACTAAGTTTGACCACAGCGATTTTGCTGTGCACAATGCGGCAGAAGTTCAAGATTTCCCATTTGATAAATACTTTGTCAAAAAAGATACTAACCGTTTTGACAACTATTCTTTGTATGCCTTGTATGCAGCTCAAGAAGCGGTGACAAATGCCAATCTTGATGTAGAAGCAATCGATAAAGACCGTTTTGGTGTCATCGTTGCTTCTGGTATCGGTGGTATCAAGGAAATCGAAGATCAAGTCATTCGATTGCATGAGAAAGGTCCAAAACGCGTTAAGCCAATGACTCTTCCAAAAGCTTTGCCAAATATGGCTTCAGGAAATGTTGCTATGCGCTTCGGAGCAAACGGTATCTGTAAATCAATCAATACAGCTTGTGCCTCATCAAATGATGCCATTGGAGATGCTTTCCGCTCTATCAAGTTTGGCTTCCAAGATGTCATGTTAGTTGGCGGATCAGAAGCTTCTATCACTCCATTTGCCATTGCTGGTTTCCAAGCTCTGACAGCTCTTTCTACGACAGAAGATCCAACTCGTGCTTCTATTCCATTTGATAAAGACCGTAATGGTTTTGTCATGGGAGAAGGTTCTGGTATGTTGGTGCTTGAAAGCCTTGAACATGCTGAAAAACGTGGAGCAACGATCTTGGCTGAAGTAGTTGGCTACGGCAATACTTGTGATGCCTACCACATGACTTCTCCACATCCAGAAGGTCAAGGTGCCATCAAGGCAATTAAGTTGGCTTTGGAAGAGGCAGAGATTTCTCCAGAGCAAGTGGCTTATGTCAATGCTCACGGAACTTCAACTCCTGCTAATGAAAAAGGTGAAAGTGGTGCGATCGTAGCTGTTCTTGGTAAAGAAGTACCTGTATCTTCCACCAAGTCATTTACAGGACACTTGCTTGGA
This window contains:
- the fabF gene encoding beta-ketoacyl-ACP synthase II — encoded protein: MKLNRVVVTGYGLTSPIGNTPEEFWNSLQTGKIGIGEITKFDHSDFAVHNAAEVQDFPFDKYFVKKDTNRFDNYSLYALYAAQEAVTNANLDVEAIDKDRFGVIVASGIGGIKEIEDQVIRLHEKGPKRVKPMTLPKALPNMASGNVAMRFGANGICKSINTACASSNDAIGDAFRSIKFGFQDVMLVGGSEASITPFAIAGFQALTALSTTEDPTRASIPFDKDRNGFVMGEGSGMLVLESLEHAEKRGATILAEVVGYGNTCDAYHMTSPHPEGQGAIKAIKLALEEAEISPEQVAYVNAHGTSTPANEKGESGAIVAVLGKEVPVSSTKSFTGHLLGAAGAVEAIATIEAMRHNFVPKTAGTSELSDYIEANVVYGQGLEQEIPYAISNTFGFGGHNAVLAFKRWENK
- a CDS encoding aspartate kinase, whose product is MKVVKFGGSSLASASQLEKVLNIVKSDKERRFVVVSAPGKRNAEDTKVTDALIKYYRDHVAGNDISTSQNWIIDRYAAMVSELGLKPTVLEKISKSIRTLATLPIEDNDFLYDTFLAAGENNNAKLIAAYFNQNGIDARYVHPREAGIIVTSEPGNARIIPSSYDKIEGLADSNEVLVIPGFFGVTKEDQICTFSRGGSDITGSIIAAGVKADLYENFTDVDGIFAAHPGIIHQPHSIPELTYREMRELAYAGFSVLHDEALLPAYRGKIPLVIKNTNNPDHPGTRIVLKHSSDKFPVVGIAGDSGFVSINMSKYLMNREVGFGRKVLQILEDLNIGWEHMPTGIDDLSIILRSRELTPIKEEEILRQLVQKAEVDHAEIEHDLSIIMIVGEKMKSHIGVTATATRALSENKINIQMMSQGSNEVSIMFVVNKDQEKAAIKALYHAFFGESKED
- the fabK gene encoding enoyl-[acyl-carrier-protein] reductase FabK, which gives rise to MKTRITELLNIDYPIFQGGMAWVADGDLAGAVSKAGGLGIIGGGNAPKEVVKANIDKIKSLTDKPFGVNIMLLSPFVEDIVDLVIEEGVKVVTTGAGNPSKYMARFHDAGITVIPVVPSVALAKRMEKIGADAVIAEGMEAGGHIGKLTTMTLVRQVAAAVSIPVIAAGGIADGEGVAAGFMLGAEAVQVGTRFVVAKESNAHPKYKEKILKARDIDTTISAQHFGHAVRAIKNQLTRDFEQAEKDAFKQENPDLEIFEQMGAGALAKAVVHGDVEGGSVMAGQIAGLVSKEETVEEILKDLYYGAAKKIQEEASRWAGVVRND
- the fabG gene encoding 3-oxoacyl-[acyl-carrier-protein] reductase → MQLTNKNVFVTGSSRGIGLAIAHKFAKLGANVVLNSRGAISEELLAEFSNYGVKVVPISGDVSDFADAKRMIDQAIAELGSVDVLVNNAGITQDTLMLKMTEEDFEKVIKINLTGAFNMTQAVLKQMIKAREGAIINMSSVVGLMGNIGQANYAASKAGLIGFTKSVAREVANRNVRVNALAPGMIESDMTAVLSDKVKEATLAQIPMKHFGQAEHIADATVFLAGQDYLTGQVLAVDGGLSM
- a CDS encoding DUF956 family protein, with protein sequence MAQSLNKVIDLQTTGTSYLSISGKVGKFLVGDQALEFYPDVNVEQYIQIPWSSVNQIGANVSGRKISRHFEVFTDQGKFLFASKDSGAILKIAREKLGNEKVVKLPTLIQTIGQKLKNLFAKK
- the fabD gene encoding ACP S-malonyltransferase, which gives rise to MTKTAFLFAGQGAQYLGMGRDLYDSYPIVKETIDQASQVLGYDLRDLIDKEETKLNQTRYTQPAILATSVAIYRLLKEKGYQPDMVAGLSLGEYSALVASGALDFEDAVALVAKRGAYMEEAAPAGSGKMVAVLNTPVEVIEEACETASKVGVVTPANYNTPSQIVIGGEVVAVDRAVELLQEAGAKRLIPLNVSGPFHTALLEPASQQLAEALDGVSFSDFTCPLVGNTEAAVMEKDRIQELLTRQVKEPVRFYESIAVMQDAGVTNFIEIGPGKVLSGFVKKIDKTAQLANVEDQASLDALLGN
- a CDS encoding acyl carrier protein; this translates as MAVFEKVQEIIVEELGKDASEVTLESTFDDLDADSLDLFQVISEIEDAFDIQIEAEDNLKTVGDLVAYVEEKTK
- a CDS encoding enoyl-CoA hydratase; translation: MNHILYQIVDDLAIITLNRPEVANGFHIPMCEEILEALTLAEQEQAVQYILINANGKVFSVGGDLVEMKRAVDEDDIPSLTKIAELVNIISFKIKQIPKPVLMEVDGAVAGAAANMAVAVDFCIATDKAKFIQAFVGVGLAPDAGGIHLLSRSIGVTRAAQLAMTGEALTAEKALEWGVVYRVCEADKLEKTRDQVLKKLRRGSANSYAAIKKLVWESQFKDWQDYAKLELKLQESLAQTEDFKEGVRAHSERRRPKFSGK
- the serS gene encoding serine--tRNA ligase — its product is MLDIKRIRTDFDAVAEKLATRGVDAAILNEMKEIDAKRRDILVKVENLKAERNTVSAEIAQAKRNKENADDKIAAMQTLSAEVKALDTELAEIDAKLTEFTTTLPNIPADSVPVGADEDDNVEVRRWGTPREFDFEPKAHWDLGEDLGILDWERGGKVTGARFLFYKGLGARLERAIYNFMLDEHGKEGYTEVITPYMVNHDSMFGTGQYPKFKEDTFELSDTNFVLIPTAEVPLTNYYRDEILDGKDLPIYFTAMSPSFRSEAGSAGRDTRGLIRLHQFHKVEMVKFAKPEESYEELEKMTANAENILQKLNLPYRVVALSTGDMGFSAAKTYDLEVWIPAQNTYREISSCSNTEDFQARRAQIRYRDEADGKVKLLHTLNGSGLAVGRTVAAILENYQNADGSVTIPEALRPYMGGAEVIKP
- the fabT gene encoding fatty acid biosynthesis transcriptional regulator FabT yields the protein MDYQRVNDYLTSIFNNVLVIEEVSLRGSRFKDISIKEMHTIDVIGKFPEVTPSKVSKELMVTLGTVTTSLNNLERKGYIERIRSDQDRRVVYLHLTKKGRLVHRLHKRFHKAMVEKIIDGMSPEEMEVMGKGLTNLYQFLEDLK
- a CDS encoding beta-ketoacyl-ACP synthase III encodes the protein MAFAKISQVAHYVPEQVVTNQDLAQIMDTSDEWISSRTGIKQRHISKTESTSDLATEVAKSLLAKASIEAEQIDFIIVATITPDSMMPSTAARVQANIGADRAFAFDLTAACSGFIFALSTAEKFLTSGQFKKGIVIGAETLSKAVDWSDRSTAVLFGDGAGGVLLEASETRHFLVESLYTDGSRSECLTYGQTALASPFSDQEAVPAFLKMDGRAVFDFANRDVARSIKETIENGPIAASELDYLLLHQANIRILDKMAKKIGVDRDKLPANMMEYGNTSAASIPILLSECVENGKIRLDGSQTILLSGFGGGLTWGTLILTI